A single window of Cytobacillus dafuensis DNA harbors:
- the feoB gene encoding ferrous iron transport protein B: MEIALIGNPNTGKTSLFNHLTGSYEYVGNWSGVTVEKKIGIFKNNKDKLIDLPGIYTLNPLSKDEGVVTQFLLTEIVDKMLNILDASQIERNLHLTIQLLEYGKPTIIGLNMMDVASKRGIHVDPVKLSQTLGIPVAPVVARSGKGCTDLAATIIEGDIPNPNPSLVHYGTEIEEAIEKLEELLEGKQNHSVRWLALQLFEGNQYVKQYLYSVIGEERLNFFLQQIEKTINTNYQTSLEQFIFQKRKAKIDWIIADSAIKRNLTKTPLSEKIDAIVTNKILGLPIFFLLMYLMFMLTFDWLGFPLSDYLDGLITGPIASGIESLLSAVGASDFIHALILDGIVAGVGGVLVFVPQIFILFFFISLLEDSGYMARVALVMDRLMEAVGLNGKAFIPMMIGFGCNVPGIMAARTIETPKERLLTILLTPLMSCSARLPIYALFVGAFFVQQKALIVLSIYVLGIAVAFILAKVFSSTILKGETSLFVIELPPYRLPQFRALWRSTWDKGKGFLKKAGTFIFAGSVFIWLLSYAGPSGMDVALDDSYLAVIGGFIAPLFEPIGFNSWQAGASLITGFLAKEAIISTMNIIYFVPDEASLQGLLSNYFTPLSAYSFMIFILLYIPCLATTATIYKETGSKRWTVFSIGYALIIAYILSFVIYQGGKLLGLG, translated from the coding sequence ATGGAAATTGCTCTTATTGGGAATCCGAATACAGGGAAAACATCCCTTTTTAATCATTTAACTGGTTCCTATGAATATGTGGGGAATTGGAGCGGAGTTACTGTAGAAAAAAAGATAGGGATTTTTAAGAATAATAAAGATAAATTAATTGATTTGCCTGGAATTTATACACTTAATCCACTTTCAAAGGATGAAGGGGTTGTAACACAGTTTTTATTAACAGAAATAGTTGATAAAATGCTAAATATTCTAGATGCTTCTCAAATAGAGCGGAATTTGCATTTAACGATCCAGCTTTTAGAATATGGGAAGCCTACTATTATTGGCTTAAACATGATGGATGTTGCTTCAAAAAGAGGGATTCATGTAGATCCAGTGAAATTATCGCAAACACTTGGTATACCTGTTGCTCCTGTTGTTGCTAGAAGTGGCAAGGGCTGTACAGATCTTGCTGCGACTATTATAGAAGGGGATATCCCAAACCCAAACCCATCTCTCGTTCATTATGGGACAGAAATTGAGGAAGCAATTGAAAAGCTAGAAGAATTATTGGAAGGCAAACAGAACCATTCTGTTCGTTGGCTTGCTCTTCAACTCTTTGAAGGAAATCAATATGTGAAACAATATTTGTATAGTGTAATAGGTGAAGAGAGGCTCAATTTTTTCTTGCAGCAAATTGAAAAAACGATAAACACAAACTATCAGACTTCCTTGGAGCAATTCATTTTTCAAAAGAGAAAAGCGAAAATTGATTGGATTATTGCTGATTCAGCTATTAAAAGGAATCTAACAAAGACGCCTTTGTCTGAAAAAATTGATGCGATAGTCACAAATAAAATATTAGGTTTGCCGATTTTCTTTTTACTTATGTACTTGATGTTTATGCTAACCTTTGATTGGCTTGGATTTCCTTTATCTGATTACCTAGATGGATTAATAACTGGTCCTATTGCTTCGGGAATTGAAAGCTTGCTAAGTGCTGTTGGAGCCTCTGATTTCATTCATGCATTAATTCTTGATGGCATTGTAGCTGGTGTAGGGGGAGTACTTGTCTTTGTTCCACAAATATTTATTCTTTTCTTTTTCATCTCTTTACTTGAGGATTCAGGTTACATGGCACGGGTTGCCCTTGTAATGGATCGTTTGATGGAAGCAGTAGGCTTAAATGGGAAAGCATTTATCCCAATGATGATAGGATTCGGATGTAATGTACCTGGGATTATGGCTGCTAGGACGATTGAAACACCAAAGGAAAGGTTATTAACGATATTGTTAACACCATTAATGTCCTGTTCTGCACGATTACCTATTTACGCTCTTTTTGTAGGTGCATTTTTTGTTCAACAAAAAGCCTTAATTGTTCTATCGATTTATGTATTAGGGATTGCTGTTGCCTTTATTCTCGCTAAAGTTTTTTCTTCCACTATCTTAAAAGGTGAGACTTCATTATTTGTTATTGAACTGCCTCCATATCGTTTGCCGCAGTTCCGGGCGTTATGGAGAAGCACATGGGATAAAGGAAAAGGCTTTTTAAAGAAAGCTGGAACATTTATATTTGCTGGCTCTGTTTTTATTTGGCTCTTGTCCTATGCAGGCCCTAGCGGAATGGATGTAGCTTTAGATGATAGCTACTTAGCAGTGATTGGAGGATTCATAGCTCCATTATTTGAACCTATCGGATTTAATTCTTGGCAAGCGGGGGCATCACTTATTACAGGATTTTTGGCAAAAGAAGCAATTATTTCTACGATGAATATTATTTATTTTGTTCCAGATGAAGCAAGTTTACAGGGGCTGCTTTCTAATTATTTCACCCCCCTCTCAGCGTACAGCTTCATGATCTTTATTTTATTGTACATTCCATGTCTTGCTACTACAGCAACGATTTATAAAGAAACAGGTTCGAAAAGGTGGACCGTGTTCTCGATTGGATATGCATTAATAATTGCCTATATTCTTTCTTTCGTGATTTATCAGGGAGGAAAGCTGCTTGGTCTTGGCTAA
- a CDS encoding FeoB-associated Cys-rich membrane protein, with the protein MAANILIGVLIFGYASWALFNFIKKSKNGKCTSCSLKKSCSSSCSSISDIQK; encoded by the coding sequence ATGGCAGCAAATATTTTAATTGGAGTATTGATTTTCGGATATGCGAGCTGGGCTTTATTCAATTTTATAAAAAAGTCCAAGAATGGAAAATGTACAAGCTGCTCACTGAAAAAATCCTGTTCAAGTTCATGCAGCTCAATCTCAGATATTCAAAAGTAA
- a CDS encoding helix-turn-helix transcriptional regulator, with amino-acid sequence MTRDEIIFRVSEKIRLIRTEAGYTQDKMAEIIGVSKKTLVQIEKGRVEAGWSTVVTICALFRETETVRFLFGNEPLEVLEIIAREGIDYRKEKTMGGKIWWREIDKHNGLLLQQNMISQHFRIIDEDHFRIFSSFDEASSKERFSELVIEKNRGL; translated from the coding sequence TTGACTCGAGATGAAATTATTTTTAGAGTATCTGAAAAAATACGTCTTATTCGTACAGAGGCAGGGTATACACAGGACAAAATGGCGGAAATTATCGGTGTATCCAAGAAAACTCTCGTACAAATTGAAAAAGGCCGAGTAGAGGCAGGATGGTCTACAGTCGTAACGATTTGTGCTTTATTTCGGGAAACTGAAACAGTACGTTTCTTATTCGGAAATGAGCCCCTTGAGGTTCTAGAAATAATTGCTCGTGAAGGGATTGACTATCGAAAAGAAAAAACAATGGGCGGAAAAATATGGTGGAGAGAAATAGATAAGCATAATGGCTTATTGCTCCAGCAAAATATGATTAGTCAGCATTTTCGGATTATTGATGAGGATCATTTCCGTATTTTTAGCAGTTTTGATGAAGCTTCTTCAAAAGAAAGATTTTCAGAATTAGTGATTGAAAAAAACAGGGGATTGTAA
- a CDS encoding transglycosylase domain-containing protein produces MGNFLKKFQRFWKKRHMTQIAILSASMAVLAFLSFFYYFSKNADISALNAGLDQSTIIYDVNGEVASKITSNKVEGVPIQEIPDHMKNAVIAIEDHRFYDHNGIDIIGIGRAFFTNLKAGEIVEGGSTITQQLTKNAMLSSEKTYKRKIEEFFLAREIEKVYSKEEILQMYLNQIYFGEGAWGIKRAAAKYFGKEVKDLTISESALLAGLIKAPSAINPYKNEKKAIERRDIVLQQMKTNGFITKEQYEEAKNEQLVFVDKSDDPFKGKYPYYVDYVLEEGMKKYGLTLEDLLTGGYQIYTELDPSMQTAVEDTYSNDSMFPVGKEDQIVQSGAILIDPKSGGVRALVGGRGEHTLLGHNRAIHPVGQPGSTMKPIVPYTPALENGWEITDELKDEKMKFGDYEPNNYNFQFRGQVPMYEAVMDSLNIPAVWLLNEIGIEKGVDAAKRFGIPEEAINENLALALGGTNKGVSPLTMAEAYTVFANEGEKYEAHSILKILDSNGKEIAKWDGKKTRVTTKAVADKITTMLLGVVEHGSGKAAQIPGREVAGKTGSTQVPIDGVNGIKDQWFVGYTPQLVGAVWVGYDKTDSNHYLTTTSGESTAPIFREIMSKALYNEESVSFQVPHVAPLMEKRKQEEQINKLENDMKKNADKWKKKIEKEQKKWKKKWKKNKGEKND; encoded by the coding sequence ATGGGAAATTTTTTAAAAAAGTTCCAGAGGTTCTGGAAGAAGAGGCATATGACTCAGATTGCTATATTATCTGCATCTATGGCAGTATTAGCATTTTTGAGCTTTTTTTATTATTTCTCAAAAAATGCGGATATTAGTGCATTGAATGCTGGCCTTGATCAATCGACGATCATTTATGATGTGAATGGTGAGGTTGCAAGCAAAATCACATCTAATAAAGTAGAAGGAGTACCCATTCAAGAAATACCTGACCATATGAAAAATGCGGTAATTGCAATTGAAGATCACCGTTTTTATGACCATAATGGCATAGATATTATTGGCATAGGGAGGGCGTTTTTTACAAATTTGAAAGCTGGTGAAATTGTGGAAGGTGGAAGCACAATCACACAGCAATTAACGAAAAATGCTATGCTCTCTTCTGAAAAAACATATAAGCGTAAAATAGAGGAGTTTTTTCTTGCAAGAGAAATCGAGAAAGTATATTCAAAAGAAGAAATTCTTCAAATGTATTTAAATCAAATCTATTTTGGAGAAGGAGCATGGGGGATAAAACGGGCAGCAGCGAAGTATTTTGGAAAAGAAGTCAAGGATCTGACCATAAGTGAATCAGCTCTATTAGCAGGTTTGATTAAAGCTCCATCTGCGATTAATCCATATAAAAATGAAAAAAAAGCAATAGAACGCAGGGATATCGTTTTGCAGCAAATGAAAACAAACGGTTTTATTACGAAAGAGCAATATGAAGAAGCTAAAAATGAACAACTAGTTTTTGTTGATAAAAGCGATGATCCTTTTAAAGGTAAATATCCCTACTATGTTGACTATGTTCTAGAGGAAGGGATGAAAAAGTACGGACTTACGCTAGAGGATTTATTAACGGGTGGTTATCAGATTTATACAGAGCTAGATCCATCTATGCAAACAGCAGTAGAAGACACCTATTCGAATGATTCGATGTTTCCTGTCGGAAAAGAGGATCAAATCGTTCAAAGCGGAGCTATTCTTATAGATCCGAAAAGCGGGGGTGTTCGTGCACTTGTAGGAGGCAGAGGTGAGCATACATTGCTTGGCCATAATCGGGCAATCCATCCTGTTGGACAACCTGGCTCAACAATGAAGCCGATAGTACCATATACACCTGCACTTGAAAATGGCTGGGAAATTACGGATGAATTAAAAGATGAAAAAATGAAGTTCGGTGATTATGAGCCCAATAATTATAATTTTCAATTCCGTGGCCAAGTTCCAATGTATGAAGCAGTAATGGACTCTCTAAATATTCCTGCTGTATGGCTTCTCAATGAGATAGGGATTGAAAAAGGAGTTGATGCTGCCAAGAGATTCGGGATTCCAGAAGAAGCCATTAATGAAAATCTCGCACTAGCTCTTGGTGGAACAAACAAAGGTGTTTCCCCATTAACCATGGCGGAAGCTTACACTGTTTTTGCTAATGAAGGAGAAAAATACGAAGCCCACTCCATTTTGAAAATTTTGGATTCAAATGGTAAAGAAATCGCAAAATGGGATGGTAAAAAGACACGGGTTACAACGAAGGCAGTTGCAGATAAAATCACTACTATGCTCCTTGGTGTCGTTGAACATGGATCAGGGAAAGCCGCACAAATTCCGGGGAGAGAAGTAGCAGGAAAGACAGGCTCAACTCAAGTGCCAATTGATGGTGTTAACGGGATAAAAGATCAATGGTTTGTTGGCTATACACCTCAGCTTGTAGGAGCGGTCTGGGTAGGATATGACAAAACGGATAGTAATCATTATTTGACAACAACAAGCGGAGAGAGTACTGCTCCTATATTTAGAGAAATAATGTCTAAAGCATTATATAACGAAGAGTCAGTATCTTTTCAAGTTCCCCATGTTGCACCATTGATGGAAAAGCGAAAGCAAGAAGAACAAATTAATAAATTAGAAAATGACATGAAGAAAAATGCAGACAAATGGAAAAAGAAGATAGAAAAAGAACAGAAAAAATGGAAAAAGAAGTGGAAGAAAAATAAGGGTGAAAAAAATGATTAG
- the sigY gene encoding RNA polymerase sigma factor SigY, which produces MEEKVLIQSAKSGDKRAFATLFQHNYPFLVKYLIKVTLNPDLSEELAQETMARCIEKIHLYQYKSKFSSWLISIATNLYIDQQRRKKREKSWQQEEENFRKLKWQMESRNEEWNDALSALAKLANDVRIPIILKHYYGYSYDEIGEMMKLSPGTIKSRVHNGIMAVRKELRLNDETERLER; this is translated from the coding sequence ATGGAGGAGAAAGTGCTCATTCAAAGCGCAAAGTCAGGAGATAAGCGCGCCTTTGCTACGCTTTTTCAACATAATTATCCCTTCTTGGTCAAGTATTTAATTAAGGTGACATTGAATCCAGATTTATCAGAAGAGCTCGCACAGGAAACAATGGCAAGATGTATAGAGAAAATTCATTTATATCAATATAAATCGAAATTTTCCTCATGGCTCATTTCCATCGCAACTAATTTATATATTGATCAGCAACGGAGAAAGAAAAGAGAAAAAAGCTGGCAGCAGGAAGAGGAAAATTTTCGCAAGCTTAAATGGCAAATGGAAAGCCGAAATGAAGAGTGGAATGATGCATTGTCCGCATTAGCTAAGCTTGCTAATGATGTACGCATTCCGATTATTTTAAAACATTATTATGGCTATTCATATGATGAAATTGGGGAAATGATGAAGCTGTCACCTGGGACAATTAAATCAAGAGTTCATAATGGAATTATGGCTGTAAGAAAGGAGCTGAGGCTAAATGACGAAACAGAGAGACTTGAGAGATAA
- a CDS encoding YxlC family protein: MTKQRDLRDNEQLDEGLFEVIKEIELGLESVEKSDLVYTPNIEWFENLVVEEKRNIRKKLIFDVTLFTVVAMLVLSTILFALYSIPVVFFTIQGCVTIFIVVYFTIQHVKQVKET; encoded by the coding sequence ATGACGAAACAGAGAGACTTGAGAGATAACGAGCAACTAGATGAGGGATTATTTGAAGTTATAAAGGAAATTGAGCTTGGACTAGAATCTGTTGAAAAAAGTGATCTAGTTTATACACCTAATATTGAATGGTTTGAAAATTTAGTAGTAGAAGAAAAAAGGAATATAAGAAAAAAGCTAATATTCGATGTAACACTGTTTACCGTTGTGGCCATGCTTGTATTGAGTACTATACTCTTTGCTTTATATAGCATTCCGGTTGTCTTTTTTACTATCCAAGGATGTGTAACAATTTTTATTGTCGTTTACTTTACGATTCAGCATGTTAAACAGGTGAAGGAAACATGA
- a CDS encoding YbjQ family protein, whose translation MIIVTIDSVPGKEIKEIIGFVRGGCIQSKHIGKDIMAGLRTIVGGEISEYTEMMEEARQIAIGRMVEDAKAKGANAIIGMRLQSAAVMQNASEIIAYGTAVIVD comes from the coding sequence ATGATTATCGTAACTATTGATTCGGTTCCAGGGAAAGAGATAAAGGAGATAATAGGCTTTGTAAGAGGAGGTTGTATTCAATCCAAGCATATTGGTAAAGACATTATGGCCGGCTTAAGGACAATTGTAGGTGGAGAAATTAGTGAATATACAGAAATGATGGAAGAGGCAAGACAAATAGCAATTGGGCGTATGGTAGAGGATGCTAAAGCAAAAGGCGCAAATGCAATCATTGGCATGCGTCTGCAATCTGCTGCAGTCATGCAAAATGCCTCAGAAATTATTGCCTATGGAACAGCAGTAATTGTGGATTAA